In Portunus trituberculatus isolate SZX2019 chromosome 16, ASM1759143v1, whole genome shotgun sequence, the genomic window AGTCTTGAGGCAGCATACACGATGCCAACGGTAGGTAAGCATAACTGATACTTTTCAAAGCAGTGCAAAACTCATGACaataatacacaaaactcaGGATAGTAATAACTTTGAATTACCTAAGTGCCAAACTCAAGGATTGTGAAACTCAGACAGCACTCAACCTGAGAGGAGGGTGTATACATAAATACTTATTTAAGCACAGTAACTATTGATTTTGTAACAGAAAACTCAATATATAGTAATAAGCTCTTTGTGATGCTATTTGTTTGCGATTCAAAACAAATATCATGTAGAAAGAATCAATTTGTTCAAAAGAACATATAAATTAAGATACAATAAAGGACAAAGAAGTACTGTACATCTTTCCCCATCAATGTATTGATGAGTGAAAGAACCTGGATAGTGAAATTACAAGTGCTAAGAGTATTCattatataaagataaaaacttTCCAATTGGAACATAGAGATAGGATGCCAATACATCACTATAAAGTAAACAACTACAAGTACGCACTCAcgcatgaatacacacacacacacacacacacacacaaacacttgatgaataatttaatcccttcagaaaAGTAGTATTAGCTTCATCAACTAATAAGCTTCCTTTCTGAATTTCCTGtagttttcatgtattttaaatCATGAATTGACACAATCAATCCAGCTCTCACTTAGTGAATTCCTTGCTGGTAAGTGTGCATTGTGTTATATTCATACACCTCAAACTTGCCTTTGACACAGCCATGCCTCAGCTGTACTTCAtaatattgtgttttcttcaacTCCTTTTCTGAAAAATTACAACAAAAGCAGTCTCAACACTTGAAGACTACTGATTGTGACTCcattaaaaaaagatataagaaaaaaaggagaaaaaaatctcCAGTAAATGTGCTAGACTCATTGAGGGTTAGCCATAGTCAAACTGTTGTCGGCATAATGATCATGCTCATGAAAAGTCCTGTTAATGAGCAGCAAGCATGCAACTAACCCTCAATGAATATTTGAATAAGGAAATGTTACTGTTGATATTCAAATAAAATATTAGCCTTGTTGATGGTGTTTTATTTGTAGCTTCTTTGGACATTTGAACCACAGGTACTGCTCAACATTCTTATTGTACCAAGTATGTCACCTAACACTCACCATCTTTGTCCATAACCTATAGAGTTGACACAAATCTCTTCACCTTATACTCTAATTATTACACATATCatttaatgataatattaaaacTACATTATGAATTAAGTTTTAatcaagaagagaggaaatggtgaACAGCCTTTTGTACTTCATGAGAAGGGATCATTGGGAAATGTTTGTTGATAAATATGATGATATCACTTTTTTCaaattcatttgattttttctctactttgccATTCACAGTTTTAAGACACTTTACCATTTTTCTATGAGTGCAATGCTGATCACATTCATTACAGTTGTCATGAGAGATCATAGTTCCTTTAATGGCAACCATGTCAAAATTATCTATGTAACAAACTGCATGTAATTCTGTGAAATATGGAGATTGCATCTGATCAATGTAAATTGACCTCATGGTTTTGTGAAAATAACTTAAAGGTTGTGGACTCAGAGCAAAGGAGAAGACGGATCTCCAGCCATCTGGATTCACACAGTCCTGCAGATgaattaacagtggtgtttaaTTTGGAGTCAAATGCCATAGATATCTCATCCCTTATGATCTTGAGACCTGTAATCAAACTTTATATAACATATCAAACTTTATATAATGTAACATAACCTAATATTAACTTCATAATATGTACTtaaaaatatgatgataaaaagCCTACATGAAACAAATCAATGTGGTGAATCACTGGCAGTGGTGCTCACCAATACCACAACAATGCTCATggcagctaccaccaccattgtcaccaCTGTCAAAGAAACAATCTGTGTATTTTCAGAGGTTTTTATGTgactttattatttcctttacttccgCAATGGAAAATACTCAATTTAATGCTCCCCATGCAAATATTTGGATGTTCCACAAGTTCCCAAAGATCACTGGGGATGAGAGGTGAAACTGAAAATTATAGTTGAAGCACTCTCACTAATGCACCACACTCTACCCTGCCTCCTTTGCAGTTGGCTGAGGCATGCCACTAAGACAAGAGGCACTTATTCCTTTCTCTAAataggaaaataggagaaaaaaacatgaagaaaaagagaacagctTTGACAGTATTAATTTTTGTCATGATAAAAGTCAACAATTCTACAAGTCTATGGAGGAGAAGACAAGTACTATTTCAATTTTGACTAGAATGTCATTTAAGAGATATAAATATGTAAATTGGTCTTAGATATGTACATAAAAGTAAACATATCTTTAATGACATAAATACTTcttacctcctctccctttggCACCTCATCACCAGTCCTGTGCAGTCTGAGATACTTCTGACGTTTCTTTGTGAAGCAGTATTCCAGACCACAATCCAAAAAGGCCTTATCAATATCTTCATTCAAATTAATGGCTCTCAACGTTGGAAAGCCACACCCGACATCTGCTACATAAAGTGAACTTCTGTGATGGGATCTCACTTTCTGGAAACAGTGAGCTTCATTTCTGGCTTTCTGTTTCAGTCTGGAACTTCTTCTATATGATCTCAATCTTTGAACTGATGCCCTAGTTTCTACTTCAAAACATTTACAAGCATTTTGACTGACTGCAGTACAAAGATGAAAAACTATCAAAGCATGTACACTTCTCCCATTTGTTGCCACATAATCTGCTGGCACTAAATGGGCATGCACTCCAAAAGCTCTCATGACAGCAGCAAAGGCGACATTGAGTGAGAGGCACAAACCACCTTTGCCCTCTATCAGGATGTCCCTTTGTATGTCTTTCCATGACGGAACACAGCAACTCTCAGTCTTGCTCAGGAATGTTATATTCTGTAAATGGAAAGGTCTACATTAGGTGATGCATACTAAAATGTAAAGATACTCCTAACTATAGATTCACTTTTATACTGTTATATTTCACTTTTACTATATCATATAAAGTTAGTTGTGCCCTCATTCAATCCAGAGGCAGGTAAAATTGTAAACCTTATGTTGCATCTGGTCTATACTGTTCCATTtaccaaaaaatgaagaatCAAACTAAGGAAGGTTAGctaaataatactaatactactactagttaataataataatgacaacaataccTGGAAAGGCAGTCTTCTGTGGAAGGCttggatgattttatttatccaTGGAATGTTTGGAGGGTAGCACTGAGGCAACTCTTCTCTTAAGACTTCAGTTATGAATGATTGTGCCTCATCTTTTGTGACATTTGGTTGTTGGTTTGctatggttggagaagggataATGCTACACATTTCTTAATGTATAAAGGCACACTGGGTTCACACACCCATCTCAGCTGGTCCAGGGGTTTGAGAGACTACTCCTGAGCCAGGCTTTTGTACTCTAACTCctgcaaggggaaaaaaatcatcaatagACAAGACACCATCTCACACCAAATTTCCTCCAGGAACATGTTCagagcctcaatcatcctttcatttgtCTCTCCGCACaatcccagcagcaacaccatccattcccttcctctcttcactctgGCATGCCCTAATTCCCTCACCACTACTTGCATTATCTCATCCTTGTCACTGGCATGCTTCACATCATTCTCCATGTCACAAATAGAAAGACTGCTGAAAGAGAACAAGTTTTCCTCTCctcaaaaaaaaagggacagtAAGAATCTTTGTTAATACAGCCCCAGCTTCTTAACGGGGCCAGAAAGAAGAAGTATTTCTCTGTTTTCAATACCGCAAGTTTCACGATCCTTGAGTTTAGCGCTATATCTTTGGATCCAAGCAAGTGAAAAACTCATGAGGGAAATGTAGTTGGATTTCATTCTACAAATTGTTATTGTAGCATTAACATTTACATTGTCTCTATATACAATATAcaattcttcacacacacacaggcaactaggtaaatacacagataTCTAGGGTCTTGAAATGATATAATCAAGAATGTTGtcttctattattctctctGAACTTTATATCTAAACATGACATCAGTTGTAATTGACATACCGTTCACCTCAGAACTGcaatacaatatttacaagattaTACTGTTACACCAGGCACATATGTGTTCCTCACAGGATTAGTACCCTACAGTGTTGTCACCAGGAGACTGGTAACAATCCGTGGAGATGGATATGCTGGATAGAACTGTTGCTGGCTCAGTACTTCTTACATCTACAGAATCACCTTGATCATCTTCGTCACACAACTCGAGTCACAGCTCCACAATACAAGAATACATGATTAACCTATACTGAAACAATGGTAACCCAGGCTCTGCACACCTGCCAGGGATAGCCCCACCCCTCAGCGGTGACGCACTGCCTGCAATCCAGACGTTCTGAAATATATCTAGACTATTCCCAGCACAATAGTATATAATCATCCTAGAACTTGCTCCCCGCAGTGCAACTCACGCATCTCTCACACATTATCAACCTAACCTTATTTCCCTTACCGCACTTAGGGAACAAACTGTCCATGTTTGCTCGCCTAAACAACGAAGAAACTAAAATCACACACTCAGGCACTCGCCTCCTCACGCCGCTGTTTGTAAATAAAACTGTGTTGACTTTCAGACTTCAGTGGTGAGCGGAATTGACTTTGCAACGGCTCCACCAGTAGCCTAAATGTTTCTGGAGTTATGGCAATAGACCATCATCACCAATTCTATAAAAGGCTGCACTTTTCTGATGTCTTCCTTCCattgattatatatatgtaatgttGTATTATTATCTAATTCTTGCTTCCATTTACTGAGGCTTGTCTTGTTATTTCTTCAAGTTCTCGTTTGTtcattaatgttatatcattAAAGGTAGCACTTACTTCGCCAAAGCATCGTTTGGTGTTCTTCATCTAGTTCCTATAGGTATATTTCCTTGTATCATGAATAATTCTTTTAATACAGGTACACCTGCCACCGCAAAGTCCCGTGTCCCGTGCGAACAGCTGACTGTCCAGTgtcggctgtctggctggctgtgtgCTGTGAGCTGTGCGCCACACGTAAACAACATCGGCGGATCATAGGGGAACGTTTGTGGctgcaaacatttttttccatttaaaaCTGTATACAAAGCAGTAGTTATTGTGATACTTATAAGTTATCACCAGCATGTTATGAAGAAATATACCATGTAACGTACACTACTTGGTAAAACCTTTTAACTGAGTTTTCGTCGAAACCGGTAAGTTGTGGCATGACCCCTACAGTGACAGTGTGTCGCGACGTGCTGTGGAAGTAGTGACTCATGAGTGTCTACCAGTTTAGACAGGGATAACACCAAATGTGTCAGTCTGCTGGAGACTGCAACAAATAATTCCGATAAACTTTTCAAGGGAACTGCATCTGCCATGCCTTCCACCAATGTTGCCGCGGTATTTACACGTAGGAGCAGCAGGTGGAAGGCTTTGGGCCACACGTTACATCATAGGACACTATGCAATGTGAAGAGCGGCCGGCGGCGAGGTGCTGAACCATCAACACAATACTCTGCCACAGTTCAGCTGCCTCGCACCAGCCTTCCCCTCAGGGTGTCAGCAGCTAATCGGGCGCAGCTGGAAGCTTCTATACAACAGGTTTGGTTTGCTTAATCATCTTCCTTACCTTagctctacctttttttttaacattttcatcAAACTCAACATGGCTTTCCTTACCCTTCTCATCTCATAGAGCCTCTCATTCTGAGTTATGTAAACCTCACATATGCCTGCTGCAAATTGTTTATAATGCTTGCAGCAGTTTTTAAAGATTTACTAGTTTTTTGTGGGGAAAGAGCTCACACTAGCACGTCAACTCTAGGAAGCAACATACTTGTGCAGGAGCTAAGGAACGCcagttcacatttttttttttttttttttttgcgcaggTGTAAAATTGATCATAGTAACTGGTTCTTTGTTTTGAACATGCATCCATTGGTCAGTAAAAGATACAGTACAAATCTAGCCAATCAAAGTGTtttgtggagagagaagcaACTCAATTTGAATTAGAGTGAAGATGTCTGTCTTTATTTACCTGGATGAAAATATAATCAAGAAACTAATACAGGTTGAACATCCCTAATCCAGAATTCTGTCATTCAGCAACTTCTGTAATCCGGTATAACTTATATGTGTTGGAATAATTTTAATTTGTTGGATGGCCACAACGGCACTGTGGTCTGCTTTGGAGCATATTCATTCTAGGTCAGTATAGTGGCCGCACTTGTTGTGTTAACTGTGAAGCACCCTCAAGTGTTCAGTGTTTCTGCATTTATATAATTATGTACTATTTGCCTCTAActggaagtgatagtgttgttgGTGAAGCTAAGAAAAAAGCTGTTGTCTGTGAATTAATGGAGCATGCTAAAAGCTTAATAAACCCTTAAGCTTGAGAAATGGTTTGGGATGCGGGGAAGAtcatttaattttacttttttttttttatgtagggaagagggccaaccaagggcaaaaaaaaaaagaaaagattaaaaaaaggcccacgtgAGTGCTGGCTTTCTACAAAGAGTgaaacttttattctttttggaTAGTTAAATAGGTTATAGtaacttttactttttccctaGGCTGCTGGCTTTGACTCCCTGTACGCGTGGCAGCGTGGACAGAATCGAGAAAAAGAGTTTGTGCTGCATGATGGACCACCCTATGCAAATGGTCGCCCTCACATTGGTCACGCTGTCAACAAGGTAGAGTGACCAAAGCATGGGAAGTTATTGAATGGCTTTATTTGTTCTAAAAGTGAAAATGTAAAGTAAATTTTGACAGGCAACCATTGTAATGAAATGATATTGTGCAGCatacttctttactttctttaataCCATATTATTTCTGAAAGTATTTAACTATTATAATCAAGTGACCATATTTTATCTACTACATGATAAAGCAAGTAAACAAATGAAGGGAGTGTTCATGGACTCTTTCCATCCccatcttagtgtgtgtgtgtgtgtctgtgtgtgtgtttctaaaatGTGTGTTAGGTCTGAAAGCCTAACAAATTTTAAGAAATTTCTGTGTACTTTGTCCCTTGATTGGAAAGCTGTATCTGCAGTTTGTTTATCTGGTGAAGTAGACTTTGCCTTTTTTGGTGCCACTAC contains:
- the LOC123504541 gene encoding uncharacterized protein LOC123504541 isoform X3, with amino-acid sequence MCSIIPSPTIANQQPNVTKDEAQSFITEVLREELPQCYPPNIPWINKIIQAFHRRLPFQNITFLSKTESCCVPSWKDIQRDILIEGKGGLCLSLNVAFAAVMRAFGVHAHLVPADYVATNGRSVHALIVFHLCTAVSQNACKCFEVETRASVQRLRSYRRSSRLKQKARNEAHCFQKVRSHHRSSLYVADVGCGFPTLRAINLNEDIDKAFLDCGLEYCFTKKRQKYLRLHRTGDEVPKGEEKRS
- the LOC123504541 gene encoding uncharacterized protein LOC123504541 isoform X2, which codes for MCSIIPSPTIANQQPNVTKDEAQSFITEVLREELPQCYPPNIPWINKIIQAFHRRLPFQNITFLSKTESCCVPSWKDIQRDILIEGKGGLCLSLNVAFAAVMRAFGVHAHLVPADYVATNGRSVHALIVFHLCTAVSQNACKCFEVETRASVQRLRSYRRSSRLKQKARNEAHCFQKVRSHHRSSLYVADVGCGFPTLRAINLNEDIDKAFLDCGLEYCFTKKRQKYLRLHRTGDEVPKGEEVSRS
- the LOC123504541 gene encoding uncharacterized protein LOC123504541 isoform X1 — its product is MCSIIPSPTIANQQPNVTKDEAQSFITEVLREELPQCYPPNIPWINKIIQAFHRRLPFQNITFLSKTESCCVPSWKDIQRDILIEGKGGLCLSLNVAFAAVMRAFGVHAHLVPADYVATNGRSVHALIVFHLCTAVSQNACKCFEVETRASVQRLRSYRRSSRLKQKARNEAHCFQKVRSHHRSSLYVADVGCGFPTLRAINLNEDIDKAFLDCGLEYCFTKKRQKYLRLHRTGDEVPKGEEDCVNPDGWRSVFSFALSPQPLSYFHKTMRSIYIDQMQSPYFTELHAVCYIDNFDMVAIKGTMISHDNCNECDQHCTHRKMVKCLKTVNGKVEKKSNEFEKSDIIIFINKHFPMIPSHEVQKAVHHFLSS